A genomic segment from Halorubrum depositum encodes:
- a CDS encoding DUF7289 family protein, with amino-acid sequence MNRPDRAQSEVIGVVLLLGLTITAVGITVALGSTALADVQSSADVQRIEGAMTQVDSKASLVAHGGSTSQRVRLDPGRSADVRVDGDAGVMRIEVEAENEAGDLETVTENVTLGAMVYERGDDRVAYQGGGVWRSNAGGSWMVSPPEFHYRGDTLTLPLVTIDGADGRLGDAAVVTGTSKHPEGLFPSENVSNPLLGGNVTITVESEYAEAWGRFFETRTRANVTQVSPTEVRVALRTETVHPTLSASVSSVGRSRLDTGGIDSLYADSYDSAGNTPYPGRDNANDDATVQTTGEFRLTAGGGGNTESIEIRGDLVAESYNIPPGQEDKLNVTGERRTDDSLSEADPISGAISERMNRVRDQNLESGKTIDNGLAHDNGSVWTIGEDTYVDGDVSVSNGSTLRIMNDATVHVDGALTVSEDGSEVELGDAGDVDVLVEGDFSMLDQSTLRAQGGDRKRLFVDGAVEVRNDASVTTATGTRFELYNTGNVDVTDQARIAADSDVTKNLWLYSSGDDVYFAGDQTDGIDFAGVMYAPTSDVELRNQMTFKGSFTSGSFEFDDADLSLHYDESLREAKPFEGDSVPVVSHLHVSRHRVTIEDD; translated from the coding sequence ATGAACCGTCCCGACCGGGCGCAGAGCGAGGTGATCGGCGTCGTGCTCCTCCTCGGACTCACGATCACCGCGGTCGGGATCACGGTCGCGCTCGGGTCGACGGCGCTCGCCGACGTGCAGTCGTCGGCCGACGTCCAGCGGATCGAGGGGGCGATGACGCAGGTCGACTCGAAGGCCAGCCTCGTGGCGCACGGCGGGTCGACGAGCCAGCGCGTCCGGCTCGACCCGGGGCGGAGCGCCGACGTGCGCGTCGACGGCGACGCGGGGGTGATGCGGATCGAGGTCGAGGCGGAGAACGAGGCCGGCGACCTGGAGACGGTGACGGAGAACGTCACGCTCGGCGCCATGGTCTACGAGCGGGGCGACGACCGGGTCGCGTACCAGGGCGGCGGCGTCTGGCGGTCGAACGCCGGCGGCTCGTGGATGGTCTCCCCGCCGGAGTTCCACTACCGCGGCGACACCCTCACGCTCCCGCTCGTGACCATCGACGGGGCCGACGGGCGACTCGGCGACGCGGCGGTCGTGACGGGCACGTCGAAACACCCGGAGGGGCTGTTCCCCTCCGAGAACGTCTCGAACCCGCTGCTCGGCGGGAACGTGACGATCACGGTCGAGAGCGAGTACGCGGAGGCGTGGGGGCGGTTCTTCGAGACGCGGACGCGGGCGAACGTCACCCAGGTGTCGCCGACGGAGGTCCGCGTCGCGCTCCGCACGGAGACGGTCCACCCCACGCTGAGCGCGAGCGTCTCGTCTGTGGGCCGGTCCCGTCTCGACACGGGCGGGATCGACAGCCTGTACGCCGACAGCTACGACTCTGCCGGCAACACCCCCTACCCCGGACGCGACAACGCGAACGACGACGCGACAGTCCAGACCACCGGAGAGTTCCGGCTCACGGCCGGCGGCGGGGGGAACACCGAGTCGATCGAAATCCGCGGCGACCTCGTAGCGGAGTCGTACAACATCCCGCCCGGACAGGAGGACAAGCTGAACGTCACCGGCGAACGACGGACCGACGACTCCCTGAGCGAAGCGGATCCCATCTCGGGCGCTATAAGCGAACGAATGAACCGAGTCCGGGACCAGAACCTCGAATCCGGCAAGACGATCGACAACGGACTCGCCCACGACAACGGAAGCGTCTGGACGATCGGCGAGGACACCTACGTCGACGGCGATGTCTCGGTCTCGAACGGCAGCACGCTCCGGATCATGAACGACGCGACCGTTCACGTCGACGGTGCGCTCACCGTGAGCGAGGACGGAAGCGAGGTCGAACTCGGAGACGCGGGCGACGTCGACGTCCTCGTCGAGGGCGACTTCTCGATGCTGGACCAGTCGACGCTTCGAGCCCAGGGCGGCGACCGCAAGAGGCTGTTCGTCGACGGCGCGGTGGAAGTACGGAACGACGCGTCGGTCACGACGGCCACCGGAACCCGCTTCGAGCTGTACAACACCGGCAACGTCGACGTGACGGACCAGGCGCGGATCGCCGCCGACAGCGACGTGACGAAGAACCTGTGGCTGTACTCGAGCGGAGACGACGTCTACTTCGCCGGCGACCAGACCGACGGCATCGACTTCGCGGGCGTCATGTACGCCCCCACGAGCGACGTGGAACTCAGAAACCAGATGACGTTTAAAGGGTCGTTCACCTCCGGCAGCTTCGAGTTCGACGACGCCGACCTCAGCCTCCACTACGACGAGTCGCTCAGGGAAGCCAAACCGTTCGAGGGCGACTCCGTCCCCGTGGTGAGCCACCTGCACGTCTCTCGACACCGAGTGACGATCGAGGACGACTAG
- a CDS encoding DUF7289 family protein — protein sequence MSRRGRNRTISVGGVPSLADDERGVSDVVGYILVFSLITITIGTVFAVGITGVEDRREAERVANVERAFDVLDDNLRDVQRYGDPNRATEIRLAGGTLSVGESTRVVLATTNDSDDVANHTLDEWTSRTIAYEEGDTTIAYDAGALVRGDGDGSVMLSEPRFVAADGRTTIPIVALARGDGAERVAGDGTVQITAVEDPNADSETARFDAASGETLYLWVETNHSDAWARYFDRADGFSDATPAGADGVAVAELAHDDEVYVRETVRLVELRR from the coding sequence ATGAGCCGGCGGGGGCGGAACCGGACGATCTCGGTCGGCGGCGTTCCCTCGCTCGCGGACGACGAGCGCGGCGTGAGCGACGTCGTCGGCTACATCCTCGTGTTCTCGCTGATCACGATCACGATCGGCACGGTGTTCGCGGTCGGCATCACGGGCGTGGAGGACCGCCGGGAGGCCGAGCGCGTCGCCAACGTCGAGCGCGCGTTCGACGTGCTCGACGACAACCTCCGGGACGTCCAGCGGTACGGCGACCCCAACCGGGCGACCGAGATCCGGCTGGCCGGCGGCACGCTGTCGGTCGGCGAAAGCACGCGAGTCGTCCTCGCGACCACCAACGACTCCGACGACGTCGCGAACCACACGCTCGACGAGTGGACGTCCCGGACGATCGCGTACGAGGAGGGCGACACGACGATCGCCTACGACGCCGGGGCGCTGGTCCGCGGCGACGGCGACGGCTCGGTGATGCTCTCGGAACCGCGCTTCGTCGCCGCCGACGGCCGGACGACGATTCCGATCGTGGCGTTGGCCCGCGGTGACGGGGCGGAGCGCGTCGCCGGCGACGGCACCGTCCAGATCACCGCGGTCGAGGACCCGAACGCGGACTCGGAGACGGCGCGCTTCGACGCCGCGAGCGGCGAGACGTTGTACCTCTGGGTCGAGACGAACCACTCGGACGCGTGGGCCCGCTACTTCGACCGCGCGGACGGGTTCTCGGACGCGACCCCCGCGGGCGCCGACGGCGTCGCCGTCGCGGAGCTCGCGCACGACGACGAGGTGTACGTGCGCGAGACCGTCCGTCTCGTCGAGCTCCGGCGCTGA
- a CDS encoding DUF7266 family protein, whose product MREHGTVDGGGDRCFRGDERAVSVTVGYVLTLAIGAVLLSGVVIGIGGVVDSQTDRVVRGDLAVVGQTAVANLESADRLARAAEVDRPAGAPDANVAVDVDLPTRIAGRPYRIAVDGEAVTLRTDDPEAVAEIPHAANLSVESSRVRGGPIRIRYNGSTGRLEVTER is encoded by the coding sequence ATGCGTGAGCACGGGACGGTGGACGGCGGCGGCGACCGTTGCTTCCGCGGCGACGAACGCGCCGTGAGCGTCACCGTCGGGTACGTGCTGACGCTCGCGATCGGCGCGGTGCTGCTCTCGGGTGTCGTCATCGGCATCGGGGGCGTCGTCGATTCGCAGACGGACCGCGTCGTCAGGGGCGACCTCGCCGTGGTCGGACAGACCGCGGTCGCGAACCTCGAGAGCGCCGACCGGCTCGCCCGCGCGGCGGAAGTCGACCGCCCGGCCGGCGCCCCCGACGCGAACGTCGCCGTCGACGTCGATCTGCCCACCCGGATCGCGGGCCGCCCCTATCGGATCGCGGTCGACGGCGAGGCCGTGACGCTGCGGACCGACGACCCGGAAGCGGTCGCCGAGATCCCGCACGCCGCGAACCTGTCCGTCGAATCGTCTCGCGTCCGTGGCGGTCCGATCCGGATCCGGTATAACGGCTCGACCGGGCGGCTGGAGGTGACGGAGCGATGA
- a CDS encoding DUF7261 family protein: protein MAAVIPGPSGGDGSRDDGVRGGRRFRDADRGQLLLVSGLVVAVSLVALVVLLNASIYSENVATRGVEAADGEALEVRAAAVEETGKLIDGTNRNRLSDHDAAATAVENGTADLDAHLARAYADRGGVTRVAADPSSIRGGSYVTGNLTANRTGDSNATLALDVAQIRGFVVAVDSANLSSTDASGADTNAFFLEFDDGVNETREVYVYNETGDVTVAVGENGSAPTVVCSAPAADRVAVDLTGERLGDEPCPGLWPSSAGALGTPYDVTMERTDAANGTVTATARPDTGDAVASDHTATPAVYDARIDLSYRTAELRFETTVRVAPGEPDA from the coding sequence ATGGCAGCTGTGATTCCCGGGCCGTCCGGCGGTGACGGCTCCCGCGACGACGGTGTTCGCGGCGGCCGACGCTTCCGCGACGCGGACCGCGGACAGCTCCTGTTGGTCTCCGGGCTCGTCGTCGCCGTCTCGCTGGTGGCGCTCGTGGTGCTGCTGAACGCGAGCATCTACAGCGAGAACGTCGCGACCCGCGGGGTCGAGGCCGCGGACGGGGAGGCGCTGGAGGTCCGCGCCGCCGCGGTCGAGGAGACCGGAAAGCTGATCGACGGGACGAACCGGAACCGACTCTCGGACCACGATGCGGCGGCAACCGCCGTCGAGAACGGGACCGCCGACCTCGATGCGCACCTCGCCCGGGCGTACGCCGATCGCGGCGGGGTGACCCGCGTCGCGGCCGACCCCTCGTCGATCCGCGGCGGGAGCTACGTGACGGGGAACCTCACCGCGAACAGGACCGGCGACTCGAACGCGACGCTCGCGCTCGACGTCGCTCAGATCCGAGGGTTCGTCGTGGCGGTCGACTCCGCCAACCTCTCGTCGACCGACGCGAGCGGGGCGGACACGAACGCCTTCTTCCTCGAGTTCGACGACGGCGTCAACGAGACGCGGGAGGTGTACGTGTACAACGAGACCGGCGACGTCACCGTCGCCGTCGGCGAGAACGGGAGCGCCCCGACGGTCGTCTGCTCGGCGCCGGCCGCCGACCGCGTCGCGGTCGATCTGACCGGCGAGCGGCTCGGCGACGAGCCCTGTCCGGGGCTCTGGCCGTCGAGCGCCGGGGCGCTGGGAACCCCCTACGACGTGACCATGGAACGGACCGACGCGGCGAACGGCACGGTGACCGCCACCGCGCGCCCCGATACGGGAGACGCCGTCGCCTCGGACCACACCGCGACCCCCGCGGTGTACGACGCGCGGATCGACCTCAGCTACCGCACCGCGGAGCTCCGGTTCGAGACCACGGTCCGGGTCGCCCCGGGTGAGCCCGATGCGTGA
- a CDS encoding DUF7288 family protein has translation MTVATDDRAQAHTLEAFAAAILIVAGLTFALQATAVTPLSASTSNQHLENQQRAVANDLLETSAANGDLEAALLRWDPDRESFTDERSPSYFTSGGPPNAFGEALNASFGERRIAFNVRIRHGAGNEEETTLVNMGAPSDNAVTATRTVVLTDDANLTAPGYQNTTLRMLSDGSASGEFYATDAGGGAVYDRLEVRIVVWQL, from the coding sequence GTGACCGTGGCGACCGACGACCGCGCGCAGGCGCACACGCTGGAGGCGTTCGCGGCGGCGATACTGATCGTCGCCGGGCTCACCTTCGCGCTGCAGGCGACCGCGGTGACGCCGCTGTCGGCCAGCACGTCGAACCAGCATCTGGAGAACCAGCAGCGGGCGGTCGCGAACGACCTGCTGGAGACGAGCGCGGCCAACGGCGACCTCGAAGCGGCGCTGCTCCGCTGGGACCCGGACAGGGAATCGTTCACGGACGAACGGAGCCCGAGCTACTTCACGAGCGGCGGCCCGCCGAACGCGTTCGGCGAGGCGCTGAACGCGAGCTTCGGTGAGCGACGGATCGCGTTCAACGTCCGGATCCGACACGGGGCGGGCAACGAGGAGGAGACGACGCTGGTGAACATGGGCGCGCCGAGCGACAACGCCGTGACGGCGACGCGCACGGTCGTTTTGACCGACGACGCGAACCTGACCGCCCCGGGATACCAGAACACGACGCTGCGGATGCTCTCCGACGGGAGCGCCAGCGGCGAGTTCTACGCGACCGACGCCGGCGGCGGCGCGGTGTACGACAGGCTGGAGGTGCGCATCGTCGTATGGCAGCTGTGA
- a CDS encoding DUF7287 family protein, whose protein sequence is MSGDRRAATSRRPLARDRAQTPIDFAIGASVFLLTLGFVIAFVPTVFDPFAGAATASPVVSDRVAAGLAGDLLAASPTEPAVLSPACTAAYFEGDAGNATLAAAAGCPAGVANDTAAEFGLDDDVLVVVHAMSEPDPIGNASTVTVDTEHGTHTVDMRRSTRDPVRVDRGGVSVSQRLVSIDGDQYRLTVWVW, encoded by the coding sequence ATGTCGGGTGACCGGCGCGCGGCCACCTCTCGCCGACCGCTCGCGAGAGACCGCGCGCAGACCCCGATCGACTTCGCTATCGGCGCGAGCGTCTTCCTGCTGACGCTCGGGTTCGTGATCGCGTTCGTCCCGACCGTGTTCGATCCCTTCGCCGGCGCGGCGACCGCCTCGCCGGTCGTGAGCGACCGCGTCGCCGCGGGGCTCGCCGGCGACCTGCTCGCCGCGTCGCCGACGGAGCCCGCGGTGCTGTCGCCGGCGTGTACGGCCGCCTACTTCGAGGGCGACGCGGGCAACGCCACCCTCGCCGCCGCGGCCGGCTGTCCGGCCGGGGTCGCGAACGACACGGCCGCGGAGTTCGGGCTCGACGACGACGTGCTCGTCGTCGTCCACGCGATGAGCGAGCCGGACCCGATCGGCAACGCATCGACCGTCACCGTCGACACGGAGCACGGCACGCACACGGTCGACATGCGCCGCAGCACGAGAGACCCGGTCCGCGTCGACCGCGGCGGCGTCAGCGTCTCGCAGCGGCTCGTCTCGATCGACGGCGACCAGTACCGGCTCACGGTGTGGGTGTGGTGA
- a CDS encoding type II secretion system F family protein: MSLDTGVGDGSADADVLAELFYPVFELLFDADGDFVGDVERKLAEARMPDQVEMYVSRALGAGLLVGGLLWALGTLIGYGVFSLGLIDPSTLSLGVPAPTPEIQALLRSLVVPTAVLISGLVFGSIGFALGFGTVVAIPYSRASARKREINLLLADSVSFMYALSVGGLNQLEILRAMATAEDTYGEVSREFQSIVNETEYFGTDYRNAIRQQSMETPSDELSQFLADMLSIVNSGGDMESFLKDKKEKHLRTSKQEREMTLETLELFGEMYMTLSLFPLLLIIILVIMGMMGEADDRLLYATVYVLIPLTGIGFLVLVSTVKQDEPGDGYLRPDGGSERLRQTSQEGLLHFGLIEGFVGRFGVFDRIRDREGTYKTKQIVSAPHVFLRDNPLYTLALTVPAAVAIVAIAALTGNAPTTFDGWVARPVWSAFVWIYVPAYLVMGPLAAFHEWSQRSKRAITGKLSESLRKLSSANDTGQTLLESVQTVSETSTGQLAEEFEVIHAKVNYGMSLRDAMVEFNNKYAVPRLARTVKLISESQEASSQITDVLTTAAQASENQDDIERERISRTRMQVAIIVMTYVTLLGVMAILQTQFIDVMGDLSSQGESAGGASGGAGFGGGGGVDPAVLSMLFFHAVTLQAVLSGFISGYIRSADIISGVKFAVVLMTLALGVWIYVG; encoded by the coding sequence GTGAGTCTCGACACGGGGGTCGGCGACGGCTCCGCCGACGCCGACGTCCTCGCGGAACTGTTCTACCCCGTCTTCGAGCTGCTGTTCGACGCCGACGGCGACTTCGTCGGCGACGTCGAGCGCAAGCTCGCGGAGGCCCGGATGCCGGACCAGGTGGAGATGTACGTCTCGCGGGCGCTCGGCGCGGGACTGCTCGTCGGCGGGCTCCTCTGGGCGCTCGGCACGCTGATCGGCTACGGCGTCTTCTCGCTCGGGCTGATCGACCCGAGCACGCTGTCGCTCGGCGTGCCGGCGCCGACGCCGGAGATACAGGCGCTGTTGCGGTCGCTCGTCGTGCCGACCGCGGTGCTGATAAGCGGCCTCGTCTTCGGCTCGATCGGGTTCGCGCTCGGGTTCGGCACCGTCGTCGCGATCCCCTACTCGCGGGCGTCCGCGCGGAAGCGCGAGATCAACCTCCTTCTCGCGGACTCCGTCTCGTTCATGTACGCGCTCTCCGTCGGCGGGCTCAACCAGCTCGAGATCCTCCGCGCGATGGCGACGGCGGAGGACACGTACGGCGAGGTCTCCCGCGAGTTCCAGAGCATCGTCAACGAGACGGAGTACTTCGGCACCGACTACCGGAACGCGATCCGCCAGCAGTCGATGGAGACCCCCTCCGACGAGCTCTCGCAGTTCCTCGCCGACATGCTCTCTATCGTCAACTCCGGCGGCGACATGGAGAGCTTCCTGAAGGACAAAAAGGAGAAACACCTCCGCACGTCGAAACAGGAGCGCGAGATGACGCTGGAGACGCTGGAGCTGTTCGGCGAGATGTACATGACGCTCTCCTTATTCCCCCTCCTCCTCATCATCATCCTCGTCATCATGGGGATGATGGGCGAGGCCGACGACCGGCTGCTGTACGCGACGGTGTACGTGCTGATCCCGCTGACCGGGATCGGCTTCCTCGTGCTCGTCTCCACCGTCAAGCAGGACGAGCCGGGCGACGGCTACCTCCGCCCCGACGGCGGCAGCGAGCGCCTCCGACAGACGAGCCAGGAGGGGCTCCTCCACTTCGGACTGATCGAGGGGTTCGTCGGTCGCTTCGGCGTCTTCGACCGGATCCGCGACCGGGAGGGGACGTACAAGACGAAACAGATCGTCTCGGCCCCGCACGTCTTCCTGCGCGACAATCCGCTGTACACGCTGGCGCTGACCGTGCCGGCCGCGGTCGCGATCGTCGCCATCGCGGCGCTCACCGGCAACGCGCCGACGACCTTCGACGGGTGGGTCGCTCGCCCCGTCTGGTCGGCGTTCGTCTGGATCTACGTCCCGGCGTACCTCGTGATGGGGCCCCTCGCGGCCTTCCACGAGTGGAGCCAGCGCTCGAAGCGGGCGATCACGGGGAAGCTCTCCGAGAGCCTCCGGAAGCTCTCCTCGGCGAACGACACCGGGCAGACCCTGCTCGAATCGGTCCAGACGGTCTCGGAGACCTCCACCGGCCAGCTCGCCGAGGAGTTCGAGGTGATCCACGCGAAGGTGAACTACGGGATGAGCCTCCGCGACGCCATGGTCGAGTTCAACAACAAGTACGCGGTCCCGCGGCTCGCCCGGACGGTGAAGCTCATCTCGGAGTCACAGGAGGCCTCCTCGCAGATCACGGACGTGTTGACGACGGCGGCGCAGGCCTCGGAGAACCAGGACGACATCGAGCGCGAACGGATCTCCCGGACCCGGATGCAGGTGGCGATCATCGTGATGACGTACGTCACGCTGCTCGGCGTGATGGCGATCCTCCAGACCCAGTTCATCGACGTGATGGGCGACCTCTCGTCGCAGGGGGAGTCCGCGGGCGGCGCGAGCGGCGGCGCCGGGTTCGGGGGCGGTGGCGGCGTGGATCCCGCCGTCCTCTCGATGCTGTTCTTCCACGCGGTGACCCTGCAGGCGGTGCTCTCGGGGTTCATCAGCGGCTACATCCGCAGCGCCGACATCATCTCAGGCGTCAAGTTCGCGGTAGTCCTGATGACGCTCGCGCTGGGGGTGTGGATCTATGTCGGGTGA